A window of the Cystobacter fuscus genome harbors these coding sequences:
- a CDS encoding lactonase family protein — translation MSMYLDKGFAPELFATPTEYFIYVGTYTSSGGEGIILCRLSMATGALQKVAVTRNVSEPSFLAMDHQGRYLYAVNELGSYQGTSSGAVSAFSVNPTTRALTLINQQASLGSSPCFVSVDATDKFVMVANYGGGSVSVFPIRSDGGLGTSTDKEQFLGSAPHAHQIMTDASNQYALAADLGTDKVMLYRFDAQSGRLNANTPASFSTKPGAGPRHFAFHPNGRFVFLINELNSTITSLAYDPTRGTLSEVQTVSALPTGYTGTSYCAEVRVSPDGRFLYGSNRGHDSIVVFAVNADGRLTLVQHASTQGSWPRDFILDPTGTYLLVANQKSNNVVSFKRDATTGRLTALSPALSLTAPTSLLVATSPA, via the coding sequence ATGTCCATGTATCTGGACAAGGGATTCGCCCCGGAGCTGTTCGCAACACCCACGGAATATTTCATCTACGTGGGCACCTACACGTCGTCGGGCGGAGAGGGAATCATCCTGTGCCGTCTGTCCATGGCGACGGGAGCCCTGCAGAAGGTCGCGGTCACCCGGAACGTGTCGGAGCCGTCCTTCCTGGCGATGGACCACCAGGGCCGCTACCTCTACGCGGTCAATGAGTTGGGATCCTACCAGGGGACGTCCAGTGGGGCCGTGAGTGCCTTCTCCGTGAATCCCACCACCCGGGCGTTGACCCTCATCAACCAGCAGGCCTCCCTGGGGAGCTCACCCTGCTTCGTGAGCGTGGATGCGACGGACAAGTTCGTGATGGTCGCCAACTACGGGGGCGGAAGCGTCTCCGTCTTCCCCATCCGGAGCGATGGCGGCCTGGGCACGTCCACCGACAAGGAGCAGTTCCTGGGCTCCGCCCCGCATGCCCACCAGATCATGACGGACGCCTCCAATCAGTACGCACTGGCCGCGGACCTGGGGACGGACAAGGTCATGCTCTACCGGTTCGACGCGCAGTCGGGCCGCCTGAACGCCAACACCCCGGCCTCGTTCTCCACGAAGCCCGGCGCGGGCCCGCGCCACTTCGCGTTCCATCCCAACGGGCGGTTCGTCTTCCTCATCAACGAACTCAACTCGACCATCACCTCGCTCGCCTACGATCCCACGCGGGGCACCCTGAGCGAAGTGCAGACGGTGTCGGCGCTTCCCACCGGGTACACCGGAACGAGCTACTGCGCGGAGGTTCGCGTCAGTCCGGATGGCCGGTTCCTCTATGGCTCCAACCGGGGCCACGACAGCATCGTCGTCTTCGCCGTGAACGCGGACGGGCGGCTGACCCTCGTGCAGCACGCATCCACCCAGGGGAGCTGGCCTCGGGATTTCATCCTGGACCCGACGGGGACCTACTTGCTGGTGGCCAATCAGAAGAGCAACAACGTCGTGTCCTTCAAGCGCGATGCCACCACCGGACGGCTGACCGCGCTCAGCCCCGCCTTGTCCCTCACGGCGCCCACCTCCCTGTTGGTGGCGACGTCCCCAGCCTGA
- a CDS encoding cytochrome P450 family protein, translating to MAERDVNAAQGQPAPQPLPTEVVTLTLDPHISPETYARLRQQGRVARVSFTLGANAAPAGEKSAELIEFLGHEHLFVTRYEDVIAALLDDRISSDPRTALTEEQKKKLPNVPDELRPLARSLLSVDPPDHSRLRKLIQPSFTPRAMESLRSRIQRIAEDLVDGAERAAAERGESRPERRMDLIAEFAYPLPVKVISDMLGIPEEDREMVKGWTENLVKNNAGRGFRDAESLAKVREFTDYLRRLFVAKRKNPADDMISQLLRIEEDGDKLNEDETLSTVFILYLAGHVTTVNLIGNGIFALLSHPEQLARLKANPSLVKGLVEETLRYWGPIDFISRRIAKEELDLAGTHFPKGEPMMLGLASANRDPARFAHPEVFDITRPDADKHIAFGKGIHICIGAPLARMEGQIAFETLIRRLPELRLAVASEELHWSNSLLRGFAQLPVLF from the coding sequence ATGGCAGAACGTGACGTCAATGCAGCACAGGGTCAGCCCGCTCCACAGCCCCTGCCCACGGAGGTGGTGACCCTCACCCTGGATCCACACATCTCGCCCGAGACCTACGCACGGCTGCGACAGCAGGGCCGCGTGGCCCGGGTGAGCTTCACCCTGGGCGCCAACGCCGCCCCGGCCGGGGAGAAGTCCGCGGAGCTCATCGAGTTCCTCGGGCACGAGCATCTCTTCGTCACCCGGTACGAAGACGTGATCGCCGCCCTGCTCGACGACCGCATCTCGTCGGATCCCCGCACCGCGCTGACCGAGGAGCAGAAGAAGAAGCTGCCCAATGTTCCCGACGAGCTGCGTCCCCTGGCCCGGAGCCTGCTCTCCGTGGACCCGCCGGATCACTCGCGGCTGCGCAAGCTGATCCAGCCGAGCTTCACCCCGCGCGCCATGGAGTCGCTCCGGTCGCGAATCCAGCGGATCGCGGAGGACCTCGTGGATGGCGCCGAGCGTGCGGCGGCCGAGCGTGGGGAGAGCCGGCCGGAGCGGCGCATGGATCTCATCGCGGAGTTCGCCTACCCGCTGCCGGTCAAGGTCATCTCGGACATGCTCGGCATCCCGGAAGAGGACCGGGAGATGGTGAAGGGGTGGACGGAGAACCTCGTCAAGAACAACGCGGGTCGGGGGTTCCGGGACGCGGAGAGCCTGGCCAAGGTGAGGGAGTTCACCGACTACCTGCGCAGGCTGTTCGTGGCCAAGCGGAAGAACCCCGCGGACGACATGATCAGCCAGCTGCTGCGCATCGAGGAGGACGGGGACAAGCTGAACGAGGATGAGACGCTGTCCACGGTCTTCATCCTCTACCTCGCCGGGCACGTGACGACCGTGAACCTGATTGGCAACGGCATCTTCGCGCTGCTGAGCCACCCGGAGCAGCTCGCCAGGCTCAAGGCCAACCCCAGCCTGGTCAAGGGACTGGTCGAGGAGACGCTCAGGTACTGGGGGCCGATCGACTTCATCTCGCGGCGGATCGCCAAGGAGGAGCTGGATCTGGCCGGCACGCACTTCCCCAAGGGCGAGCCCATGATGCTCGGTCTGGCGTCGGCCAACCGGGATCCCGCGCGCTTCGCCCATCCGGAGGTCTTCGACATCACCCGCCCGGATGCCGACAAGCACATCGCGTTTGGCAAGGGCATCCACATCTGCATTGGCGCTCCCCTGGCGCGAATGGAAGGTCAGATCGCCTTCGAGACGCTGATTCGTCGCCTGCCGGAGCTGCGGCTGGCCGTCGCCTCCGAGGAGTTGCACTGGAGCAACTCCCTCCTGCGCGGGTTCGCGCAGCTGCCCGTCCTGTTCTGA
- a CDS encoding pyridoxal phosphate-dependent decarboxylase family protein, which translates to MTDVDEKHEETLDPESPEAWDALRTLGRRMVDEAMDSLRTVRERPVWRPLPPGASQSLNPRRPVPQEGEGAEAAYRDFVENVLPYPTGNIHPRFWGWVMGTGTPLGMLAEMLAAGMNCHVAGYEDAAARVEDQVLAWCRELLGFPESASGLLVSGASMATLVGLSVARSEKAGGDVRRTGLFGQIRMTLYASRETHACVRRAAEVLGLGSDSLRLLPVDANFRVDVGALRAAIARDRAEGLRPFCVVGNAGTVNTGAVDDLEALADVAQQEGLWFHVDGAFGALAALSPRLRPLLRGMERADSLAFDLHKWMHIPFEAGCILVRSEVAHRRAFAYQTEYLAQMPRGLAARPSMFSEYGVQLTRGFRALKVWMSLKAHGAAKFARLIEQNVEQARALARRVDAEPELQRLSPVSLNVVCFRYVGRGVPEERLDAWNRELLCRLHESGVAVPSYTTLGGRYCLRVCLTNHRTRREDLELLVHEVLRLGRELAAESETTSD; encoded by the coding sequence ATGACCGACGTCGACGAGAAGCACGAAGAGACCCTGGACCCCGAGTCGCCCGAGGCGTGGGACGCCCTGCGCACGCTCGGCCGGCGGATGGTGGACGAAGCGATGGACTCCCTCCGCACGGTGCGCGAGCGGCCCGTCTGGCGGCCCCTGCCTCCCGGCGCGAGCCAGAGCTTGAACCCGCGGCGCCCGGTGCCCCAGGAGGGCGAGGGCGCGGAGGCGGCATACCGGGACTTCGTGGAGAACGTCCTGCCCTACCCCACCGGCAACATCCACCCGCGCTTCTGGGGCTGGGTGATGGGGACGGGGACGCCACTGGGCATGCTCGCGGAGATGCTGGCCGCGGGGATGAACTGCCATGTGGCCGGGTACGAGGACGCGGCGGCACGGGTGGAGGACCAGGTGCTCGCATGGTGCCGGGAGCTGCTCGGCTTCCCCGAGAGCGCGAGCGGCCTGCTCGTGAGCGGGGCCTCGATGGCGACCCTGGTGGGGCTCTCCGTGGCGCGGAGCGAGAAGGCCGGGGGCGACGTGCGGCGCACCGGGCTCTTCGGCCAGATACGGATGACACTGTACGCCTCGCGCGAGACGCATGCGTGCGTGCGTCGGGCGGCGGAGGTGCTCGGACTGGGGAGCGACTCACTGCGACTGCTGCCGGTGGACGCGAACTTCCGCGTGGACGTGGGCGCCCTGCGCGCCGCCATCGCCCGCGACCGGGCCGAGGGACTGCGCCCCTTCTGCGTGGTGGGCAACGCGGGCACCGTCAACACGGGCGCGGTGGATGACCTGGAGGCGCTCGCGGACGTGGCGCAACAGGAGGGCCTGTGGTTCCACGTGGACGGCGCGTTCGGAGCACTGGCGGCGCTGTCTCCCCGGCTGCGCCCGCTTCTGCGGGGCATGGAGCGCGCGGACTCGCTCGCCTTCGACCTGCACAAGTGGATGCACATCCCCTTCGAGGCGGGGTGCATCCTCGTCCGCTCCGAGGTGGCCCACCGCCGGGCCTTCGCCTACCAGACGGAATACCTCGCGCAGATGCCACGGGGGCTCGCGGCACGGCCCTCCATGTTCAGCGAGTATGGCGTGCAGCTCACCCGCGGCTTCCGGGCCCTCAAGGTGTGGATGAGCCTCAAGGCGCATGGCGCGGCGAAGTTCGCCCGCCTCATCGAGCAGAACGTGGAGCAGGCCCGCGCGCTCGCACGGCGGGTGGACGCGGAGCCGGAGCTGCAGCGGCTCTCGCCGGTGTCCCTCAACGTGGTGTGCTTCCGGTACGTGGGCCGGGGCGTACCCGAGGAGCGGCTCGACGCGTGGAACCGCGAGCTGCTCTGCCGCCTGCACGAGTCCGGCGTGGCCGTGCCCTCGTACACTACGCTCGGCGGGCGCTACTGTCTGCGCGTGTGCCTCACCAACCACCGCACCCGCCGCGAGGACCTCGAGCTCCTCGTCCACGAGGTGCTGCGGCTCGGCCGTGAGCTCGCCGCGGAGTCGGAGACGACGTCCGACTGA
- a CDS encoding transposase, translating into MFQEEGYYFVTSRCFQGRLLLRPSAEVNEVVGGVLARAVQQSAGTVRLYAFTFASNHFHLLVWARGAALAGFMQYLRANLSKKVGKLVDWSGGFWERRYSAEPVLDDTALVGRLRYVLAHGVKEGLVDRSAEWPGLTCLPQLLGPARRLFRWFNWTKRWSKRGSEDMAGEGRFAQEWAEPVELELAPLPCWEGLKEEERQHAVRGLVEQVEAEAQSRGKPVLGARAVEAQHPHTRPEHPKRSPRPLGHASTRQALKELREQYRAFVAAFREAAARWSRGDFLARFPPFAFPPRVAPNRASLAPSLAQVL; encoded by the coding sequence ATGTTCCAGGAGGAGGGCTACTACTTCGTCACCTCCAGATGCTTCCAGGGACGACTGTTGCTGCGCCCCAGCGCGGAGGTGAACGAGGTGGTGGGCGGCGTGCTGGCCCGCGCTGTCCAGCAGAGCGCCGGCACCGTCCGGCTGTACGCCTTCACCTTCGCCTCCAATCACTTCCACTTGTTGGTGTGGGCACGAGGAGCCGCGCTCGCCGGTTTCATGCAGTACCTGCGCGCCAACCTGTCCAAGAAGGTGGGGAAGTTGGTGGACTGGAGTGGAGGCTTCTGGGAGCGGCGCTACTCAGCGGAGCCAGTGCTGGACGACACCGCGCTGGTGGGCCGGCTGCGCTACGTGCTGGCCCATGGGGTGAAGGAAGGCCTGGTGGACAGGAGCGCCGAGTGGCCGGGTCTCACGTGCTTGCCGCAACTGCTGGGGCCTGCACGGCGACTGTTCCGGTGGTTCAACTGGACGAAGCGCTGGAGCAAACGCGGAAGCGAGGACATGGCGGGAGAGGGGCGCTTCGCTCAGGAATGGGCCGAGCCGGTGGAACTGGAACTCGCGCCACTGCCGTGCTGGGAAGGACTGAAGGAGGAGGAGAGGCAACACGCGGTGCGGGGGCTCGTGGAGCAAGTGGAAGCCGAGGCTCAATCTAGGGGCAAGCCTGTCTTGGGGGCCAGAGCAGTGGAGGCGCAGCACCCGCATACCCGGCCCGAGCACCCCAAGAGGAGCCCGAGGCCGCTGGGGCATGCCTCCACGCGGCAGGCGTTGAAGGAGTTGCGCGAGCAGTACCGGGCCTTCGTCGCGGCATTTCGAGAGGCGGCAGCCCGGTGGAGTCGAGGGGATTTCTTGGCGCGCTTCCCGCCCTTCGCCTTCCCGCCGCGTGTCGCGCCAAATCGTGCTTCTTTGGCACCCTCCCTGGCTCAAGTTCTTTGA
- a CDS encoding cytochrome P450, with protein sequence MISSQLGLEFTPLEPHFLENPFPFYARLRREAPITFAPAFQFWLVSRYADVMTVFKDPRHYSSRDTLRPPVALPREVMAILEPAGYTSDYPLLGDDPPAHTRLRALVGKAFNQARVNALEPRIRQLVGEHLDTLRDGEPRAELISQLISPLAMSVMTELLGLPASDRERIKQWCDDEKLFFVPIPLEQHLRAARGVADFRRYLRELVEDRRESPRDDLISSLLLARTEGDRPLDTDELVALACVLVFAGHETSTNLLATALHHLLRHPGAWDELRKNTYLVRNAVEETLRYDSPVVGMMRTTTRPVQLGGTALPEGARLFLLFASANRDESVFEQGERFDIHRASAVRHLGFGHGIHYCVGASLGRLEAQLTLELLLQRLPGLRLAPGEAVTYLPNLVHRVPRQLLVEWDT encoded by the coding sequence ATGATTTCCTCCCAGCTCGGACTCGAGTTCACTCCTCTCGAGCCCCACTTCCTCGAGAATCCGTTCCCCTTCTACGCACGGCTGCGACGCGAGGCGCCCATCACCTTCGCCCCTGCCTTCCAGTTCTGGCTCGTCAGCCGTTACGCGGACGTGATGACCGTCTTCAAGGACCCGCGCCACTACAGCTCGCGCGACACGCTGCGCCCTCCCGTGGCGCTGCCTCGCGAGGTGATGGCCATCCTCGAGCCCGCCGGCTACACGTCCGACTACCCCCTGCTCGGAGATGATCCGCCCGCCCATACGCGCCTGCGCGCCCTGGTGGGCAAGGCCTTCAACCAGGCGCGTGTGAACGCGCTCGAGCCGCGCATCCGGCAGCTCGTCGGCGAGCACCTCGACACGCTCCGGGACGGGGAGCCCCGCGCCGAGCTCATCTCCCAGCTGATTTCACCCCTGGCCATGTCCGTCATGACGGAGCTGCTCGGCCTGCCCGCCTCGGACCGCGAGCGAATCAAGCAGTGGTGCGACGACGAGAAGCTCTTCTTCGTGCCCATCCCCCTCGAGCAGCACCTGCGCGCCGCCCGCGGCGTGGCCGACTTCCGCCGCTATCTGCGCGAGCTCGTCGAGGATCGCCGCGAGTCGCCCCGCGATGACCTCATCTCCTCCCTGCTGCTGGCGCGCACCGAGGGAGACAGGCCCCTGGACACCGATGAGCTCGTGGCGCTGGCGTGCGTGCTCGTGTTCGCCGGCCACGAGACGTCCACCAACCTGCTCGCCACCGCGCTCCATCACCTGCTGCGCCACCCCGGCGCATGGGACGAGCTGCGCAAGAACACCTACCTCGTGCGCAACGCCGTCGAGGAGACGTTGCGCTACGACTCGCCCGTGGTGGGCATGATGCGCACGACCACGCGGCCCGTTCAGCTCGGAGGCACCGCCCTGCCCGAGGGGGCGCGCCTGTTCCTCCTGTTTGCCTCGGCCAACCGCGACGAGTCCGTCTTCGAGCAGGGCGAGCGCTTCGACATCCACCGCGCCAGCGCCGTGCGGCACCTGGGCTTCGGCCATGGCATCCACTACTGCGTGGGCGCGTCCCTCGGGAGGCTCGAGGCGCAGCTCACCCTGGAGCTCCTGCTCCAGCGTCTGCCCGGACTGCGGCTCGCGCCCGGAGAGGCTGTCACCTACCTGCCCAACCTCGTGCACCGCGTGCCTCGCCAACTCCTGGTGGAGTGGGACACGTGA
- a CDS encoding efflux RND transporter periplasmic adaptor subunit — translation MLLCSAVLLGTVLGCSTPPAPPAPPPAQSSARTAWVHPRPPRGVPLTEAPAQVLPPPEGAAALGLPFRGSVTRIGVRPGQKVRKGEVLVEVLMPEVVRAAGDFEAASLRREAYERRTAQLKALREQGMARVFELAEAEASLAEARAAQLSAQALLKIAGLEGASAAGVAQRGTVSLRSPVEGIVTSVDAVLGETREAGSAPLVRISGDGPARLEARLSHALPEKAAFEFSAPGLEAVPVRLVGRAPAVDVRDGTTAAWFEPEPARALPAGLQGTVRVKADGLPEVTVVPARALVLEGGEVAVLVREGDGHRRQPVKVVVQSGADALVHGPLKETDAVAADAMRVLPAEVEGS, via the coding sequence GTGCTCCTCTGCTCCGCCGTCCTCCTGGGCACGGTGCTCGGTTGTTCCACGCCGCCCGCGCCGCCCGCGCCTCCTCCCGCGCAATCCAGCGCGCGCACCGCCTGGGTGCATCCGCGTCCCCCCCGGGGCGTGCCCCTCACCGAGGCCCCCGCGCAGGTGCTTCCACCGCCCGAGGGCGCCGCGGCGCTCGGCCTTCCCTTCCGGGGCAGTGTCACCCGCATCGGCGTGCGGCCCGGCCAGAAGGTGCGCAAGGGCGAGGTACTCGTCGAGGTGCTCATGCCCGAGGTGGTGCGGGCCGCGGGGGACTTCGAGGCCGCTTCGCTGCGCCGCGAGGCGTACGAGCGCCGCACGGCCCAGTTGAAGGCCCTGCGGGAGCAGGGCATGGCACGCGTCTTCGAGCTGGCCGAGGCCGAGGCGAGCCTGGCCGAGGCGCGCGCGGCGCAGCTGAGTGCCCAGGCCTTGTTGAAGATCGCGGGCCTGGAGGGCGCGTCCGCCGCCGGGGTGGCGCAGCGGGGCACGGTGTCGCTGCGCAGCCCGGTGGAAGGCATCGTCACCTCGGTGGACGCGGTGCTGGGCGAGACGCGGGAAGCGGGCTCGGCGCCACTGGTGCGCATCTCGGGCGACGGCCCCGCGCGCCTGGAAGCCCGGCTCTCCCATGCGCTGCCGGAGAAGGCCGCCTTCGAGTTCTCCGCGCCGGGGCTCGAGGCGGTGCCGGTGCGGCTGGTGGGGCGGGCGCCCGCGGTGGACGTGAGGGATGGCACCACGGCCGCATGGTTCGAGCCCGAGCCGGCGCGCGCGTTGCCCGCGGGCCTGCAGGGCACGGTGCGGGTGAAGGCGGACGGGCTGCCCGAGGTGACGGTGGTGCCCGCGCGCGCGCTGGTGCTGGAGGGCGGCGAGGTCGCGGTGCTGGTGCGTGAGGGCGACGGTCATCGCCGCCAGCCGGTGAAGGTGGTGGTGCAGTCCGGTGCCGACGCGTTGGTGCACGGGCCGCTCAAGGAGACGGACGCGGTGGCCGCGGATGCCATGCGGGTCCTCCCGGCGGAGGTGGAGGGGTCATGA
- a CDS encoding LysR family transcriptional regulator — protein MFGWDDARYFLEIHRAGSLSAAGRGLRVNQSTVGRRLAALESVLGVRLFDRTPGGYLLTPAGETLLPRAERMEEEALAAARDVAGGEARLAGTVRLTSPEAFGSRFLTTRLADFHQRYPDITLELVADNRAFSLSRREADVALRLARPAQPLLVTRQLAEVGTTLYASKGYLAARGRPRPPDFSGHQLIGFDETFQPEAEVRWLAQHARNARVVFKSNSPQSQLAAAEAGMGLALLPCYLADPVPGLVRVLPVSKGVVRGLWLVLHRDLRHTARVRALADFLADTLHRERLALRGGPESKG, from the coding sequence ATGTTCGGCTGGGACGACGCTCGCTATTTCCTCGAAATCCACCGCGCGGGCTCACTGTCCGCGGCGGGGCGCGGGCTCCGCGTCAATCAATCCACCGTGGGTCGGCGCCTGGCCGCGCTGGAGTCCGTGCTGGGCGTGCGCCTCTTCGACCGGACGCCGGGGGGCTACCTGCTGACGCCCGCGGGCGAGACGCTGCTGCCCCGTGCCGAGCGGATGGAGGAGGAGGCCCTCGCGGCGGCCCGGGACGTGGCCGGTGGAGAGGCCCGGCTCGCCGGTACCGTGCGCCTCACCTCGCCGGAGGCGTTCGGCAGCCGGTTCCTCACCACCCGGCTCGCGGACTTCCACCAGCGCTACCCGGACATCACCCTGGAGCTGGTGGCCGACAACCGCGCCTTCAGCCTCTCTCGCCGCGAGGCGGATGTGGCCCTGCGGCTGGCCCGGCCCGCCCAGCCCCTGCTCGTCACCCGGCAGCTGGCGGAGGTGGGCACCACGCTGTACGCCTCGAAGGGCTACCTCGCTGCTCGCGGCAGGCCCCGCCCGCCGGACTTCTCCGGGCACCAGCTCATCGGCTTCGACGAGACCTTCCAGCCCGAGGCGGAGGTGCGCTGGCTGGCCCAGCATGCCCGGAACGCACGCGTCGTCTTCAAGAGCAACAGCCCGCAGTCCCAGCTCGCCGCGGCCGAGGCCGGCATGGGACTGGCCCTGCTGCCGTGCTACCTCGCCGATCCCGTGCCCGGGCTCGTCCGGGTGCTCCCCGTCTCCAAGGGGGTGGTGCGGGGCTTGTGGCTCGTCCTCCACCGAGATCTGCGCCACACCGCTCGGGTGCGGGCGCTGGCCGATTTCCTCGCGGACACCCTCCACCGCGAGCGCCTGGCCCTGCGCGGTGGTCCAGAATCCAAAGGGTAG
- a CDS encoding TolC family protein: MRVIMVVVLAALVLTASPPEATALTFAEALALAGRTPGPEGAARAAEVRRAESARLSPLVFNPQLTIEPGYRQRPDERGADLRVGVSQSFGLAGQVGARNTAVHAEQAALDAEALAALLTRRLAIAEAWLRLWAAEQAVTQGLHEVELASSFRQAVEGASKLGASTRLELAEASAYLAEARLSVLDAEGKVAERRVEMAKLLAQEPTRPLQTQGSPPEVELPPDEARRSLVAQASGLPEALARVLGARMERARAAEAHASRGSWLQVGVTGMREYDGATGGALTLTLTPSLFERGERDRGTLLASAEKLEGEARDAGHRASAELALCFHDVEHSREVRETLQHQLLPAAEEAAGLRELLFQSGDSTVPEVVLARRALAAARIRLGHARAEESWARVKARLLIDALSGVPTP; encoded by the coding sequence GTGCGCGTCATCATGGTCGTCGTCCTCGCCGCGCTCGTGCTGACCGCTTCGCCCCCGGAGGCCACTGCCCTGACCTTCGCGGAGGCGCTCGCGCTCGCCGGGCGCACCCCTGGCCCCGAGGGCGCCGCTCGCGCCGCCGAGGTCCGCCGCGCCGAGAGCGCCCGGTTGTCTCCCCTCGTCTTCAACCCCCAACTCACCATCGAGCCCGGCTACCGGCAACGCCCGGACGAGCGCGGCGCCGACCTGCGCGTGGGCGTGAGCCAGTCCTTCGGACTCGCCGGACAGGTGGGCGCCCGGAATACCGCCGTCCACGCCGAGCAGGCCGCGCTCGACGCCGAGGCCCTCGCCGCCCTGCTCACGCGCCGGCTCGCCATCGCCGAGGCGTGGCTGCGGCTATGGGCCGCCGAGCAGGCCGTCACCCAGGGCCTGCACGAGGTGGAGCTGGCCAGCTCCTTCCGCCAGGCCGTGGAGGGGGCCTCGAAGCTGGGAGCCTCCACGAGGCTGGAGCTGGCCGAGGCGAGCGCGTACCTCGCCGAAGCGCGGCTCTCCGTGCTGGACGCGGAGGGCAAGGTGGCGGAGCGCCGCGTGGAAATGGCGAAGCTGCTCGCCCAAGAGCCCACGCGTCCCCTCCAGACGCAAGGCTCGCCGCCCGAGGTGGAGCTGCCGCCGGACGAGGCACGGCGGTCGCTGGTGGCCCAGGCCTCCGGGCTGCCGGAGGCGCTGGCGCGGGTGCTCGGTGCCCGGATGGAGCGAGCGCGCGCGGCCGAGGCCCACGCCTCCCGAGGCTCCTGGCTGCAGGTGGGAGTCACCGGCATGCGTGAGTACGACGGGGCCACCGGTGGCGCCCTCACGTTGACGCTCACGCCGTCCCTGTTCGAGCGGGGCGAGCGGGACCGGGGCACGCTGCTGGCCTCCGCCGAGAAGCTCGAGGGCGAGGCGCGTGACGCGGGCCACCGGGCCTCCGCCGAGCTGGCGCTCTGCTTCCACGACGTGGAGCACTCGCGCGAGGTGCGGGAGACGCTCCAGCACCAGTTGCTGCCCGCCGCCGAGGAAGCCGCGGGGCTGCGCGAGCTCCTCTTCCAGTCCGGGGACTCCACCGTCCCCGAGGTGGTGCTGGCGCGCCGTGCGCTGGCCGCCGCCCGCATCCGTCTGGGCCATGCCCGCGCCGAGGAGTCCTGGGCGCGCGTGAAGGCCCGTCTCCTCATCGACGCCCTCTCCGGAGTCCCCACGCCATGA